The DNA region AAATGAAGACCATCTGAAGGTGAATATATCTGAACGGCAGGAAATGCACACATTCTGCCTGAAATGGTCTGCAAGTAGACAGATTAACGCTACCAACACCAATGGGTGAAACTCCTCAAGTGAACTACAGCAATAGAGCAAACTGGCACGAGGGGAGAATGTTCAGATATGTATGCATTGGTACTCTAATAACAGTAAAGAAACATGCCAACGGGCTAGAAACAGTATGGGCTGGCAGATTGCTCCAAACAGTGCTCACGTTCCTGTGTTTTTATAtgcttcctcctctggtATTTGGTGTGTTGTGAGGTTGGTGCTGTCCTGGGCTTTGCTTCATGACATATTTCGAGCAGCGGCCAAACTCCATGCTCGATTAAACAACCTCTACGCAATTATGGTAGACCAATGTACATAAAACGATAAAAAAAGACCTGTATTCCCGACACCGAGACGAAGCAAGCATCGCCCTTCGGTATTCATTATACACGTGTTGGCCGAAGGTATCCGGGAGACTCTAACCAGTTGACCTTGACCACCGGTGGACGAATATGCACCCACTACCGTGCTCCTGATGCCAGCTCCAGAgtgccccttttccctccccGACCCGCCCAATGTTTCGTATCCTTCTTCTATAAGCTGCGCCTGTCCGATTCTGTTTTTCATCCGAATGTCATTTCACCGCCACCGACCGTTTCACCCGAGTtaaagaagaagctcaagaggGTTCTCAATGACCTTCTTGAACTCGCGCATCCACTCGGCACCGACGGCACCGTCAACGACCTTGTGGTCGAAGCTGCCAGTGACGACGATCCGCTCCTCCCACTCGACGCCCGTGGTGCCATCCTCATTCTCGACTGGGACGGCAACTTTCTGGGTGCTGCCGACAGCAAGGATGGCAGCctgaggggggttgatgatagCGGTGAAACGTTCGACAGCGGCGTTCATGCccatgttggagatggtgatggtgccgcCCTGGTACTCCTCGGGCTTGAGCTTGTTATCACGAGCCTTCTTGGCAAGCTCCTTGACGGAAGCCGAGATGGTCTCCAGACCCTTAGACTCGACGTTGGTGACGATGGGGGTGATCAGGCCGGTGGGGGTGGCGACGGCGACGGAAACGTCGACGTTGTTGAACTGGCGAATGACGCCATCACGCCACGAGCTGTTGACGGCGGGGACCTTCTTGGAGGCAACGGCAATGGCCTTGATCAAGAAGTCATTGACGGAAAGCTTGTACCGGCCCTCGGCGGAGCTGTTGAGAGCCTGgcggagtttgaggagcTTGCCGACGGAGAGGCTGGAAGAGACAAAGTAGTGGGGGTTGTCAACAATAGAGGACTGGAGACGCGAAGCGATGGACTTGCGCATGCCGCTGATAGGGGTGTCCTGGTAAGAGGCAGCAGACGcagcaccggcggcggcagggGAGGACTGGGCCTtcttgacatcctcctcggtgatCTTGCCACCCGGGCCAGTACCCTTGAGGCCCTTGATCGAGATACCATTCTCAATAGCAAGCCtcttggcggcggcagagaTGTTGGGCTCGCGATCGAGGGCAGGCTCGAGCCTGCCGCTGGGTCCGGTCGATTCGGGCTCGGGGGCCGGAGTGGGCGCCGGGGTAGGGGCGGAagactcggactcggacttctgctccttcttgGGAGCCGGGGCCgaagcatcaccaccggcatcCTCGAGCGAGAAGCTCTCAAAGGCACTGATGTCGGTTCCCTCGTCGACCAAGATGGCAATTGGCTGTGGGTGGGGAGCATGAGTTAGTCGTCATGTGTCAAGTGGATTCGGGATTCGGGACGGTGGGGAATGACGAGATATAGCTTACATTGCCAACAGCGACATCCTTCGCGCCCGTGTCCTTGAGGACCTTGGCcaaaacaccctcctcctggAACTCAAAGTCCATCTGGGCCTTGTCGGTCTCGATCTCGACGAGGACCTCGCCGGGGGCGATGCTGTCACCGGGCTTCTTGTTCCAGGCGCCGATATTTCCCGCCGTCATGGTAGGAGATAAGGCGGGCATCTTGACAACGGTGTGCGGGGGGTACGAAGCGTACCATCTTGTCaggctggggagggcgaTGCGGGCAAGGCGGACATGCTGAACAGCTTGCCTTCTGAGGACGGGAACAAGCATCTTGAACGTGTGGCTGTGGAAGAAAAAGgcgggaaaaaaaaaggttggGGCAGCAGCGAGCTGAGGGATAACCAGGTAGGGACCCTATGCGCCTAACAGAGGGGCAGAAAAGTCGACGTCGTCTcgcggaggggagggggcgtcgcggcggggggtgggagtcAATTGATGCCGGGCGGAAGGCAGATCAGAGCgagatgagatggaggagatgggaggTGAAATCCGGACCCGGATCGgacgttgatgatggtggtggtgatgcacAAGCTGGGGCCAGTTTTTTTACGTGGGATTTCCTCAACTTCGTTGGGAAGCTTAGCTCGCGCGTTCACCAAAACGGGACGGGCTGTCTGGGCGGACCCGCATGTCAGTCAGCAGTCAATCGCACTAGGCCTTTTTGGTCCACGGGGGTCCGATAAACGCCACGCATTGGCACAGCATTCGCGAGATTCAGAGCATTGTTTgacatcttttttttcccgcAACCTAAACAGCTCAACAACCCTCGGGGAGTTCTCGGTCAGAATTAGACAGCTTGACCTTGTTTACTTTTTAATGGGGGTTTCCAGACATATATAGAGCCCAACATCCACCCATTTCCATTTGATCATATCGGACACTTGAATCTCACTTGACCCCGATCATCAGCCACACTTTATCTCCGTGAGTCTCGGTTGAGTCGGGAttccatctccagcttcaCAGTCGGGTGGGGTGCCGCTGGAATCTCCTTGTTCGATGAGGTGAACAGTGGATATCTGCTGCAAAAGGCTGCTGGGAGGCCCTGGGCGCGACAAGGCCACAGAGAAGTGCACGGGGCAAGCTGCTCACCAGCTGGCGGTGCGGCGCCGTCCGCTTCCTGAGCCTTGGGCTGGTGTCGCAGGGGACGGGAGGCAGCTCCACATGCTGCGCGATGGTTTGCTGTCATCTTTTGCCTACAGTCCACCTTCTACACAGTAAGGGACGGAGAGTAACAGCATACCGGTACCTGGGACCTAGCAGCAAAGCATACGCAACGCTCGCAGGCAGCACTTCCAACTTTAATAAGCTACTATCCATACTCTTCTTCCGCCAGAATCAAATTGCATTGTCCAACTCGTCTGAAGATCTCGCTGAGCGAACCTGAAGCCTTCAATCCCACCAAATCTCAAGGGCCgcgtccccctcccccgtgaCAAAGACGACATTGAAACCAACGGCTGCATCCGCACTTATTCACCCCGAAAAAAGTATCTGGCTTCGTCGATAAACAACCTCGAACCCTCCCTCGGCCGATTCCCATGCGCTAGCAGCCCTCTGCGAATGGGCATCGTCTCCTAGAGCTACGCCCAACGCGCCATGAGCTCTTTCGCATTTGTGGTGTCCGCCTTGGACAGAATCGCCCAACATGCCGGCCGCAACAAGCAACTGACCGATCTTGCCGAAAAGGCACTTGCTGCCCTCAAAGAGAACGACCAGGACCTCCCGGACCCCGAAGTTGTCTTTGCGCCCCTGCAACTGGCCACCAAAACAGGCACCGTCCCTCTCACGACAACCGCGCTCGACTGCATTGGCAAGCTCATCTCGTATTCCTACTTCACAGCGCCCTCCGCCCGCGCCCCATCACAAGATGGCTCCGAACAGGCGCCGCTCATTGAGCGTGCCATTGATACAATCTGCGATTGCTTCCAGGGAGAGGGAACCCCGGGCGAGATCCAGGTGCAGATTGTCAAGTCTCTACTTGCGGCGGTGCTCAATGACAAGATCATTGTGCACGGCGCAGGGCTGTTGAAGGCGGTGCGACAGGTCTACAACATCTTCTTGCTCTCCAGGATTACCTCCAACCAGCAAATTGCCCAGGGGACGCTCACGCAGATGGTTGGCACTGTCTTTGAGAGAGTCAAGACCCGGATACACATGAGAGAGGCACGGGCGCAACTGGGGCAAAAGCCCAGCCACAGCAGCCTGACCATTGATCGATCAGACGACCAGGATACACAGACGGAGAAGGGCGATAACGATGAGGGAGCCACACCGCTGGACGAAAAGAGCGAGGCTGGCGCGAAGCTCACGCTCAAGGATCTTGAACACCGCAAGAGTTTCGACGACTCTCACATGGGCGACGGGCCTACCATGGTGTCCCAGGTCAAGCCGGCAAAGAAATCAACACGATCAGTTTCGGAGCAGAGTTTGGCAGAGGCGGCGCACGAGGACACGCCCGAGGCGCTggatgccgaggacgaggcctACATCAGGGATGCCTACCTCATCTTCCGATCCTTCTGCAACCTGTCCACCAAGGTCCTGACCCCAGAACAGCTCTACGACATGCGCGGCCAAGGAATGCGCTCCAAACTGATCTCTCTCCATATTGTTCACACGTTGCTGAATAACAACATCGGCGTCTTTACCTCTCCGTTctgcaccatcaccaacacaaaGAGCAACGAGCCCACGAGCTTCTTACAGGCCATTAAATACTACCTATGTCTCAGCATCACCCGCAACGGCGCAAGCTCTGTGGATAGGGTGTTTGATGTGTGCTGTGAGATTTTCTGGCTCATGATCAAGTACCTCCGAGCTCCCTTCAAGGTTAGTACCCTGCCTATACCAACCTCCTCTGCTGTGCAACTCTGACCTGGTATTCGGCTGTAGAAAGAGATTGAGGTATTCCTTAATGAAATTTATCTTGCTCTCCTGGCCCGGAAGAACGCCCCTCTTTCTCAAAAGCTCGCCTTTGTTGGCATCCTGAGGAGGTTGTGTGATGACCCTCGGGCCTTGGTGGAAATGTATCTCAACTATGACTGTGACAGGAATGTGGACAACATTCTCCAAAGGATAGTGGAGGACCTGTCCAAGTTCGCAACAGCCACGATACCGATAACGCCGATGCAAGAACAGCAATATGAGGACAGCCATGCTAAGAACGGGGCTGGCGAGTGGCAGCTCAAGAGTGTcttaccccctccccttacTGCCGCCATGATCACAAACCCACACGATACGGATGGCGATGTTCCCAAGGAATATGCGATCAAGCGAGTGGCCATTGACTCGTTGGTTGAAACGTTGCGGTCACTGCTTCATTGGTCAGAGCCTGGCCGACCTGAGCTcaatggtggcggtggggaggtaGAAAGAAGAGCGTCCAGCGATGAGATCAGGGAATCGATTGATCCTTCCATGAGCGAGAACGTACCCCGCATCGACACACCAATCCCGCCATCGACCCCGGTGATTGACGACGACCCAGaccagctggagaaggaaaaggcaagAAAGACTGCGTTGAGCAACGCCATCAAGATCTTCAATTATAAGCCCAAAAATGGCATCAAGCTTCTGCTCAGGGATGGCTTCATTCCAAGCGACAAGCCTGAAGACATCGCCCAGTTCTTGCTGCGCGAGGATAGGCTGGACAAGGCGCAAATCGGAGAATACCTGGGAGAAGGCGACCAAAAGAACATCGATATCATGCACGCCTTTGTTGACCTGATGGATTTCCGAAAGAAGCGCTTCGTCGAGGCTCTGAGGGAGTTTTTGCAGTCTTTCCGTCTGCCTGGTGAAGCCCAGAAGATTGATCGCTTCATGTTGAAGTTTGCCAACAGATACATGACCGGCAACCCCAATGCTTTTGCCAACGCCGACACTCCTTACGTGCTTGCTTACTCGGTCATCATGCTAAATACCGATTTGCACAGCTCCCAAGTCGTCAGGCGGATGACCAAGGCTGACTTTATCAAAAACAATCGGGGTATCAACGACAATGCTGATTTGCCGGACGAGTATCTCTTGGGCATCTACGACGACATCCAAAGCAACGAGATCGTTTTGAAGAGTGAGCGAGAAGCCGCAGCCCTTGCAGGTACTCTTCCTGCGCAGTCGACCGGTATCGCGGCTGGATTCGGCCAGGCCTTCTCGAATGTTGGGAGAGACCTGCAGCGCGAGGCGTACGTCCAGCAGTCGGAGGAGATTGCGCTGCGCTCAGAACAGCTGTTCAGGGACCTCTACCGCAGCCAGCGGAAGAATGCCTCCAAGGCTGGCACAAAGTTCATCCCAGCAACGTCTTTCAAGCATGTTGGGCCAATCTTTGATGTCACTTGgatgtccttcttctctgctCTTTCCGGCTTGATGCAGGGGACACACAATCTTACTGTCAACAAGCTGTGCTTGGAAGGCATGAAGCTGGCCACCAGGATCGCTTGTTTCTTTGATCTGGCCACTCCCCGGGAGGCCTTCATCTCGGTGCTCAAGAATATCGCCAATCTCAACAATCCACAAGAGATGCAGGCCAAGAACGTTGAGGCTCTCAAGGTCATCTTGGAGCTTGGCCAGACAGAAGGAAACCGGCTCAGGGAGTCCTGGAAGGATGTTCTGCTCTGTATCAGCCAACTTGATCGGCTGCAGCTCATCTCTGGTGGCGTGGACGAAAGTGCTGTTCCAGACGTTTCCAAGGCACGATTTGTCCCACAACCAGCTGGACGACCAGACACGGCCGACTCTCGAAAGTCTACATCCTCTTCCAAGAAGAACAGGCCACGAGCCCACACCGGCCCACAAGGAGTATCGCTCGAGATTGCACTCGAAAGCCGATCTGATGAGGTGATCAAGAGCGTCGACAGGATATTTACAAACAGCGCCAACCTGTCGAGAGAAGCCATCGTTCACTTTGCCCGCGCCTTGACCGAAGTCAGCTGGGATGAGATCAGAGTGTCTGGGTCAAATGAGTCTCCTCGCACTTACAGTCTGCAAAAGATTGTAGAGATTAGTTCTTACAACATGACGCGTGTCAGGTTTGAGTGGACTCACATTTGGGACGTTCTTGGTGAACACTTCAACCGAGTAGGATGCCACGCCAACTACACGATTGTCGTTTTTGCCCTGGATGCTCTCCGTCAGCTTTCGATGCGTTTCATGGATATCGAGGAACTTGCTGGTTTCAAGTTCCAAAAAGACTTCCTCAAGCCCTTTGAGCACGTCATGTCCAACTCAAGCGACAACAGAGTCAAGGACATGATCCTTCACTGCCTGGTTCAAATGATCCAAGCTCGGGGAGAGAACATCCGCTCCGGTTGGAGGACGATGTTTGGGGTCTTTACCGTGGCCGCAAGGGACCCATCAGAGAACATTGTCAACCTCGCCTACGAGCATGTCATTCAGGTCTATAAGACCAGGTTTGGCGTCATCATTTCTCAGGGCGCCTTCACCGATCTTATTGTATGCTTGACGGAATTCTCCAAGAACATGAAGTTCCAGAAGAAGAGTCTCCAGGCTATGGAGACGCTCAAGTCAATCATTCCGGCCATGCTCAGGGCGCCTGAATGCCCGCTCTCTCACAGGACTAAGAAGGTCGAGTCCGATGCTTTGGTCATGGAACAGCAGAGAGGCACCTCGGTCGAGGAAGGGTTCTGGTTCCCGGTCCTGTTTGCTTTCCATGATGTCTTGATGACAGGTGAAGACCTCGAGGTCCGGTCCAATGCATTGAACTACTTTTTTGAATCGCTTCTGCGGTATGGTGGGGACTTCCCCTCGGAGTTTTGGGATATTCTTTGGAGACAGCAGCTTTATCCCATTTTTATGGTTCTCCGCTCGAGGCCAGAGATGACCAATGCGCTCAACCACGAGGAGCTGTCGGTGTGGCTCTCAACAACCATGATCCAAGCCCTTCGCAACATGATCACGCTCTTCACTCACTACTTTGACGCCCTCGAGTACATGTTGGACCGGTTTTTGGAGCTCCTGGCTCTCTGCATTTGCCAGGAGAACGACACCATTGCTCGAATTGGCAGCAACTGTCTGCAGCAGCTCATTCTCCAGAACGTCACCAAGTTCACTCCCGAGCACTGGTCCAAGATCGTCGGTGCCTTTTGCGAGCTGTTTGAGAGGACGACAGCATACCAGCTCTTttccgccaccaccatcaactcaACCGCTTCGTTGTCGCCCCCTCCCAACGGGCTGGACTTTGGTGCTGCCCTGAGCCCAACTTCGGAGGTTCACCCAGTCGACGAGAAGTCTCTCAAGATCAACGGCACAGAGTCCAACGGCCACGTTTCCGACACCGAAGTGCCACCCATCGTGGTGGAAAGCAGCCCAGAAACAGACGCCTCACCCGcctccgccaacccctcggccatggcagccacCCCAATCACCCCCCAACTGGAAGAATTCAAGCCCACCAACAcgctccagcagcagccggtaGTCGTCACAGCCGCCCGGCGCAAGTTTTTTAACCGTATCATCTCCCGCTGcgtcctccagctcctcatgATTGAAACGGTCAACGAGCTCTTCTCCAACGACGCCGTCTACGCGCAGATTCCCTCCGCCGAACTCTTGCGCCTGATGGCCCTCCTCAAGAAATCTTTCCTCTTCGCCAAGCGCTTCAACGCGGATAAGGAGCTGCGGATGAGGCTCTGGAGGGAAGGGTTCATGAAGCAGCCTCCCAACCTGCTCAAGCAAGAATCCGGCAGCGCGGCAACGTACGTCGCGATTTTGTTTAGGATGTTTGGGGACAAGTCGCCTCAGCGACAGGACAGcaagggggatgtggaggcTGCGCTTGTGCCGCTTTGCCAGGATATTATACGGGGGTATATCACGCTGGATGAGGAGTCTCAGCACAGGAACATTGTGGCGTggaggccggtggtggtggatgtgctgGAGGGGTTTGCCGGGTTCCCGGAGAAGAGTTTCAGGGAGCATATCAAGAACTTTTACCCCTTGGTTGTGGAGTTGTTGgggaaggagttggggagtGAACTGAGGGGGGCGTTGCTTGGGGTTTTGAGAcgggtgggggaggttgggttggggattgAGAATATGGGGCTTTGTACTGCTGGGTTgaatggggagggtgggcaAGTGGGGGGACACCATGGGAGGAGTCATAGTGTTTTTAGTGTGCAGGCTGGTCATcagggggatgggggggaggatccGTCTAGTAGGTTTATGGGACGGGGGTGAGGTGTTTGTAATGAGAGGTTAGGTGATCAAAAAAGATGTTCTTGATAGGGGTGGTTTCAGTATAGATTCCAGAGCACAAGCTTTAgcttttgggtggtgggatttACAAAGACGTTTCATttcttttattttatttttggctttcttttttttctagcATaggatgtgtgtgtgtattaCATATATTTTACTTGCCGTTTCACATTAAAGTTTAGCGGTTAAGCTTTCTGTAGCACCAAaatcttttgtttcttttctgcATCGTACATATTTTGTTATTGTAGCACAGAAAGCAGCTGGCATTGTACATAAGAGTCAAAACTCTATTTGTGGCCTGCTTAAataccatcaccaagaagcaATATATCAACGCAACGGCACCTCCGCAACCGGAGGCATaaccaccctcaaccacgCCCTCAagtcatccgcctcctccgccaccgtcCGATCCGGCAACGTGTCCAGCGCGGCCCTGAGCATATCATCATGCGGCACCGCATCCCTCAGCAAACCCTTGACAATCGCCTCCTTGACAGCCGAATACTCGGTTATCCGCATCAAACTGACAAACGCCTCGAAAAAGTCCACCAGGTTGAGGTGCATCAGCGCGTCCCTCTTGTCAACCATCCTCAACGCTGCGTACTGCAGCAACCCCTCTccttgttggggagggttagTGGCCGCGTTTTCATTTCTTGTTGCGCCGTTCATTTCCGTGTCGGAGTCATCATCCGTTAGATGGCCATtggtgaggtggatgggtgTTGGGGCCAGGATGTTAGATGAAGCGATGGCGTCAATGTTCAAGGCTGCTAAGCGGGGTAGGATACGGAGGGTCCTCCcttgggcgagggagagctgggaggtgttgtttgcTGTTCCTGGATGGCGGCCTGAgatgaggtcgaggaggaggttgtagGTGGATGGTTGGTGGAAGATGAGTTTCCAGAGTTCACCCTTGCCGGGGACGCGGCGGAGGACGAGTTCGTGATGAGAAGGGGTGGTTCCGGTGGTGAttgctgggggtggtgggggtggtggacggGGGCAGTCGATGTCTAGGAGGTCTCCTAGGACTTTGGAGGCTTTTTGGCCGACTTCTacttttggggaggagagccaggctgtgaggagggaggtgacgaGGGAGGGCATGAcggagaggatggcggcaTCGGTGGGGGTTTTGGCGGCTTTGTGGAGGATGGTCAGGCCTAGGAGTTgggctgctggggcgggggaggtgagggcttGGTTGAGGGAGTCTTCGGAGGCAAGCTGGAGGACTTGGGTGAAGGATATAGggcggaggagcttgatggtCAGGGAGACGATCACGGCTGGGTCGTCGTTGTATTGTTGGAGGATTTGAGTGAGCTTGGGGAGGAGTGAGGGGATGAGAGGCGGGATGTTGGAGTCTGTGAGCTGAAGCTCAACATCATCGAAGAgcttggggatgatggcGAGGTTTGGATCTTGAATGAGGTCGTCAAGATGGTTGTTGAGCTCGTCGAGCCCAGAGATGGGGACGTTATCCATTGTGATGGGTGTGTGAACTTGCGGGTGAAGAGAGTGATTATTGCTGAGCTGTGAGAGACAAAAAATGAGGCTATGAGACgacaaggtggtgatgatcaagGCAGCACTTGTGATGACCAAGCTGAGTGGAGGGGTCCAGGCCTTCTGGTATTGAAGGTGCGGGGCGCTGGGAGATTCCATGCAGGGGTCATATTTTAGTGGATCTCGGGTGGTACCTGACACCCACCCAGGTGTCTTGGCGAGGCCTGCAGCTTGCTGATGCCCCGCAGGAACTTTTTTGAAGCTCAATGTCAGCGTTGGACATGCGACCgactcactcactcactcactcactcactcactcggCCAACCCATTCATCAACCCAACAATACCCATTAATTCGCTTATTATACAGCCTCAGACAACAGCAGCGATTACCAGACCGAAACCACACTTTTTAACCACCCCAAAGTCACTCTCACAACACCAATACCAACATGTTCAgaggcgggcgaggaggtcgtGGCCGTGGCCGCGGCGGTCCCATGATGGGCAACAGGCGCGAGATCGCACAAAACAGCGTTCCATGGGCCATTGACCCAAAAGACGGCATCTTCATCGACGGAAAACCCAGTGATACCTACCCAGTATGTTCCACACCTCGACCCTCCTCACCTGGATGGTGTgtcacccaaaaaaaaaaaaaaaaaaacctaaCCTTGTAACCCCCTCCAGGTCTGGAACgtcccaaaaccaccaaccctcaccaaaaaagaagagaaacaGCTCGACTacttcctcatcttccgcGAGCAAGCCCACGACAGCCCTCTCTACACAGAACCCCCTCCGCGATCAAAAGACTCGCGGAAGCGCGCCTACGGCCAGGCCCAGATCAACTCCCGCTACGCCGACGAGAGCAAGGCGACGATAGACCCCTTCACAGCCATCGAGACGTACAGCAAGCGGTTCGAGCGCAAGAAGCGCACCCTCCCCGATTTCAGCAACCTCCCTTTCGCCAAGGAGTTCTTCCCAACCGAGCTACACGCGACATTGGACGGTCTTGACGATCCAAATGCCGATAGAAAGAGGCGCAGGACAGGGCCCAAGAAGTTGGCCGTGTCCAACATTACGAGCTACGGTGCGGGGGatttggatgaggatggtgacgAGGTCAATGGGGAGCCGGACTTCCGTAAGGCTCTGGAGCTGCTCGATAatgtcgagaagctggatggagaggatgcGTTCTTGtcgggtgaggaggatgaatgGGGTAATGAAGATGAGGATAATGAGGATGCGGCGGATGCCGAGGCTGCGGATCAGTACGA from Podospora pseudocomata strain CBS 415.72m chromosome 3, whole genome shotgun sequence includes:
- the RPC31 gene encoding DNA-directed RNA polymerase III subunit C31 (EggNog:ENOG503P5M4; COG:K), coding for MFRGGRGGRGRGRGGPMMGNRREIAQNSVPWAIDPKDGIFIDGKPSDTYPVWNVPKPPTLTKKEEKQLDYFLIFREQAHDSPLYTEPPPRSKDSRKRAYGQAQINSRYADESKATIDPFTAIETYSKRFERKKRTLPDFSNLPFAKEFFPTELHATLDGLDDPNADRKRRRTGPKKLAVSNITSYGAGDLDEDGDEVNGEPDFRKALELLDNVEKLDGEDAFLSGEEDEWGNEDEDNEDAADAEAADQYEDESEDDYNAEQYFENDDDDYGDDGGDDGGEGVF
- the SEC7 gene encoding guanine nucleotide exchange protein for ADP-robosylation factor (COG:U; BUSCO:EOG092602UY; EggNog:ENOG503NU1X) codes for the protein MSSFAFVVSALDRIAQHAGRNKQLTDLAEKALAALKENDQDLPDPEVVFAPLQLATKTGTVPLTTTALDCIGKLISYSYFTAPSARAPSQDGSEQAPLIERAIDTICDCFQGEGTPGEIQVQIVKSLLAAVLNDKIIVHGAGLLKAVRQVYNIFLLSRITSNQQIAQGTLTQMVGTVFERVKTRIHMREARAQLGQKPSHSSLTIDRSDDQDTQTEKGDNDEGATPLDEKSEAGAKLTLKDLEHRKSFDDSHMGDGPTMVSQVKPAKKSTRSVSEQSLAEAAHEDTPEALDAEDEAYIRDAYLIFRSFCNLSTKVLTPEQLYDMRGQGMRSKLISLHIVHTLLNNNIGVFTSPFCTITNTKSNEPTSFLQAIKYYLCLSITRNGASSVDRVFDVCCEIFWLMIKYLRAPFKKEIEVFLNEIYLALLARKNAPLSQKLAFVGILRRLCDDPRALVEMYLNYDCDRNVDNILQRIVEDLSKFATATIPITPMQEQQYEDSHAKNGAGEWQLKSVLPPPLTAAMITNPHDTDGDVPKEYAIKRVAIDSLVETLRSLLHWSEPGRPELNGGGGEVERRASSDEIRESIDPSMSENVPRIDTPIPPSTPVIDDDPDQLEKEKARKTALSNAIKIFNYKPKNGIKLLLRDGFIPSDKPEDIAQFLLREDRLDKAQIGEYLGEGDQKNIDIMHAFVDLMDFRKKRFVEALREFLQSFRLPGEAQKIDRFMLKFANRYMTGNPNAFANADTPYVLAYSVIMLNTDLHSSQVVRRMTKADFIKNNRGINDNADLPDEYLLGIYDDIQSNEIVLKSEREAAALAGTLPAQSTGIAAGFGQAFSNVGRDLQREAYVQQSEEIALRSEQLFRDLYRSQRKNASKAGTKFIPATSFKHVGPIFDVTWMSFFSALSGLMQGTHNLTVNKLCLEGMKLATRIACFFDLATPREAFISVLKNIANLNNPQEMQAKNVEALKVILELGQTEGNRLRESWKDVLLCISQLDRLQLISGGVDESAVPDVSKARFVPQPAGRPDTADSRKSTSSSKKNRPRAHTGPQGVSLEIALESRSDEVIKSVDRIFTNSANLSREAIVHFARALTEVSWDEIRVSGSNESPRTYSLQKIVEISSYNMTRVRFEWTHIWDVLGEHFNRVGCHANYTIVVFALDALRQLSMRFMDIEELAGFKFQKDFLKPFEHVMSNSSDNRVKDMILHCLVQMIQARGENIRSGWRTMFGVFTVAARDPSENIVNLAYEHVIQVYKTRFGVIISQGAFTDLIVCLTEFSKNMKFQKKSLQAMETLKSIIPAMLRAPECPLSHRTKKVESDALVMEQQRGTSVEEGFWFPVLFAFHDVLMTGEDLEVRSNALNYFFESLLRYGGDFPSEFWDILWRQQLYPIFMVLRSRPEMTNALNHEELSVWLSTTMIQALRNMITLFTHYFDALEYMLDRFLELLALCICQENDTIARIGSNCLQQLILQNVTKFTPEHWSKIVGAFCELFERTTAYQLFSATTINSTASLSPPPNGLDFGAALSPTSEVHPVDEKSLKINGTESNGHVSDTEVPPIVVESSPETDASPASANPSAMAATPITPQLEEFKPTNTLQQQPVVVTAARRKFFNRIISRCVLQLLMIETVNELFSNDAVYAQIPSAELLRLMALLKKSFLFAKRFNADKELRMRLWREGFMKQPPNLLKQESGSAATYVAILFRMFGDKSPQRQDSKGDVEAALVPLCQDIIRGYITLDEESQHRNIVAWRPVVVDVLEGFAGFPEKSFREHIKNFYPLVVELLGKELGSELRGALLGVLRRVGEVGLGIENMGLCTAGLNGEGGQVGGHHGRSHSVFSVQAGHQGDGGEDPSSRFMGRG
- a CDS encoding hypothetical protein (EggNog:ENOG503NYGT), yielding MDNVPISGLDELNNHLDDLIQDPNLAIIPKLFDDVELQLTDSNIPPLIPSLLPKLTQILQQYNDDPAVIVSLTIKLLRPISFTQVLQLASEDSLNQALTSPAPAAQLLGLTILHKAAKTPTDAAILSVMPSLVTSLLTAWLSSPKVEVGQKASKVLGDLLDIDCPRPPPPPPPAITTGTTPSHHELVLRRVPGKGELWKLIFHQPSTYNLLLDLISGRHPGTANNTSQLSLAQGRTLRILPRLAALNIDAIASSNILAPTPIHLTNGHLTDDDSDTEMNGATRNENAATNPPQQGEGLLQYAALRMVDKRDALMHLNLVDFFEAFVSLMRITEYSAVKEAIVKGLLRDAVPHDDMLRAALDTLPDRTVAEEADDLRAWLRVVMPPVAEVPLR
- the LAT1 gene encoding pyruvate dehydrogenase complex dihydrolipoamide acetyltransferase component (E2) (EggNog:ENOG503NVAH; COG:C) → MLVPVLRRQAVQHVRLARIALPSLTRWYASYPPHTVVKMPALSPTMTAGNIGAWNKKPGDSIAPGEVLVEIETDKAQMDFEFQEEGVLAKVLKDTGAKDVAVGNPIAILVDEGTDISAFESFSLEDAGGDASAPAPKKEQKSESESSAPTPAPTPAPEPESTGPSGRLEPALDREPNISAAAKRLAIENGISIKGLKGTGPGGKITEEDVKKAQSSPAAAGAASAASYQDTPISGMRKSIASRLQSSIVDNPHYFVSSSLSVGKLLKLRQALNSSAEGRYKLSVNDFLIKAIAVASKKVPAVNSSWRDGVIRQFNNVDVSVAVATPTGLITPIVTNVESKGLETISASVKELAKKARDNKLKPEEYQGGTITISNMGMNAAVERFTAIINPPQAAILAVGSTQKVAVPVENEDGTTGVEWEERIVVTGSFDHKVVDGAVGAEWMREFKKVIENPLELLL